In the Staphylococcus condimenti genome, one interval contains:
- a CDS encoding ATP-binding protein: MFFPNFHLDYRNRTHYSEDERWIDRVASGEVGNEEVNLFNFYNTVLNRLVNTVLDGFALNPETQVRQGVKTDVEVSLREALANLLIHADYEDNSSIIVEAYKNNYVFINPGELLVTKEEFARGGESNPRNSTIVTLFRKAGYSERAGSGGMKIFRAALKNKFRMPEIHSSEGKTKLKIWKIDLVDSYENLIEQEKTILRYIVKENRKIKMKEIEALEGFTEYIAKTNVNSLIDKGIVKKFGKSRSTTYGLKPNSSEMIANIEHNMRNMQESIINENR; the protein is encoded by the coding sequence ATGTTTTTTCCAAATTTCCATTTAGACTATCGTAATAGAACACATTATTCTGAAGATGAGAGATGGATAGATAGAGTAGCGTCAGGAGAAGTTGGAAATGAAGAAGTTAATCTGTTTAATTTTTACAATACCGTTTTAAATAGGTTGGTTAATACAGTATTAGATGGTTTTGCTTTGAATCCAGAAACGCAAGTCCGACAAGGTGTTAAAACAGATGTAGAAGTTTCTTTAAGAGAAGCACTAGCTAATTTACTGATACATGCTGATTATGAAGATAATTCATCTATTATTGTAGAAGCTTATAAAAATAATTATGTTTTTATAAATCCCGGTGAGTTGTTAGTTACGAAAGAGGAATTTGCTAGAGGTGGAGAGTCTAATCCTAGAAATTCTACAATAGTAACTTTGTTTAGGAAAGCTGGTTATAGTGAACGTGCTGGATCAGGAGGTATGAAGATTTTTAGAGCTGCGCTTAAAAATAAATTTCGTATGCCTGAAATCCATAGTAGCGAGGGTAAAACAAAATTAAAAATTTGGAAAATTGATTTAGTAGACAGCTACGAAAACTTAATTGAGCAAGAGAAAACTATACTTCGATATATAGTAAAGGAAAATAGAAAAATTAAAATGAAAGAAATAGAAGCTTTAGAAGGTTTTACAGAATACATTGCTAAGACTAATGTAAATAGTCTAATAGATAAAGGAATAGTTAAGAAGTTTGGAAAAAGTAGGTCAACAACCTATGGATTAAAACCAAATTCTAGTGAGATGATTGCTAATATTGAACATAATATGAGGAATATGCAGGAATCCATCATAAATGAAAATCGTTAA
- a CDS encoding helix-turn-helix domain-containing protein has product MEQEFLNEGTTIEYKKAQDGVPKSFWETYSSFSNTEGGTIYLGVSEEKQGCVVTGVKNANQYIQTIVDTANDKKFTNFNNIYNSNIKVLKEDGLEYIKIYIPEVKSENKPLHVKNNINNSYIRRNDSDHKMSGEEIRRFLRDADPKSDSELLSNFNIDDLDLDAVKKYKNLIHERNSDMDILSMDNWEFLKRYGAVGKDRIENEFKLKKGALLFFGKEQAILDVFSKFPFRLS; this is encoded by the coding sequence ATGGAACAAGAGTTTTTAAATGAAGGGACAACAATTGAATATAAAAAGGCACAAGATGGTGTGCCCAAGTCATTTTGGGAAACGTATTCTTCTTTTTCTAATACAGAAGGTGGTACTATTTATTTAGGTGTAAGTGAGGAAAAACAAGGTTGTGTAGTTACTGGAGTGAAGAATGCTAATCAATACATCCAAACCATTGTTGATACAGCTAATGATAAAAAATTTACAAATTTTAATAATATTTATAATAGTAATATAAAAGTATTGAAAGAAGATGGATTGGAATATATAAAAATATACATTCCTGAAGTGAAGAGTGAAAATAAGCCTTTACATGTAAAGAATAATATCAATAACAGTTACATTAGAAGAAATGATAGTGATCATAAAATGAGCGGAGAGGAAATAAGGCGTTTCTTGAGAGATGCTGATCCTAAAAGTGATAGCGAATTATTATCTAATTTTAATATTGATGATTTAGATTTAGATGCTGTTAAAAAATATAAGAATTTAATTCATGAGCGAAATTCTGATATGGATATTTTATCTATGGACAACTGGGAGTTTTTAAAACGGTATGGAGCTGTTGGTAAAGATAGAATTGAGAATGAATTTAAATTAAAAAAAGGAGCATTGCTATTTTTTGGGAAGGAACAAGCAATTTTAGATGTTTTTTCCAAATTTCCATTTAGACTATCGTAA
- a CDS encoding helix-turn-helix domain-containing protein codes for MENRIAELRKEKNMTLKQLAEELNIRDNTLSQYETGKRNPQSGLLQEIANFFGVSMEYILKATDKRDYPIVDNSSAIELLEKIANEKEFNYSHISKNTALNLSLWIINNMDYIKEQHPNLLYTASFLVKSTISENKILQHYSEMRKKQFKIVDEIDDILLEREFYGASVEQVLEFLHQSERIGYEHTKKLMEYIRQLPTDEYEDEDF; via the coding sequence ATGGAAAATAGAATAGCCGAATTGAGAAAAGAAAAAAATATGACTCTAAAACAATTAGCTGAAGAATTAAATATACGCGATAATACTTTAAGCCAATATGAAACTGGAAAAAGGAATCCCCAAAGTGGGTTGCTACAAGAAATCGCAAATTTTTTTGGCGTATCAATGGAATATATTTTAAAAGCTACTGACAAGAGAGATTATCCAATAGTAGATAACTCCAGTGCCATTGAGTTACTTGAGAAAATAGCAAATGAAAAAGAATTTAACTATTCGCATATATCAAAAAATACTGCTCTTAATCTTAGTTTGTGGATTATCAATAACATGGATTACATTAAAGAACAGCATCCTAATCTGCTATATACTGCATCTTTTTTGGTAAAAAGTACAATCAGTGAAAATAAAATTTTGCAACATTACTCAGAAATGCGAAAAAAACAATTTAAGATTGTTGACGAAATTGATGATATATTGCTAGAAAGAGAGTTCTATGGTGCAAGTGTTGAACAAGTACTTGAATTCTTACATCAAAGTGAACGAATTGGCTATGAACATACTAAAAAATTGATGGAATATATAAGACAATTACCCACCGATGAATATGAAGACGAAGATTTTTAA
- the guaA gene encoding glutamine-hydrolyzing GMP synthase: protein MEMAKEQELILVLDFGSQYNQLITRRIREMGVYSELHDHEISIEEIKKMNPKGIILSGGPNSVYEEGSYTIDPEIYNLGVPVLGICYGMQLTTKLLGGKVERANEREYGKAIIHAKADELFFGLPEEQTVWMSHSDKVIEIPEGFESIADSPSTPYAAIEDKERRIYGVQFHPEVRHTEYGNDILRNFVRRICDCTGEWTMENFIDLEIEKIREQVGDRKVLCAMSGGVDSSVVAVLLHKAIGDQLTCIFVDHGLLRKGEGDMVMEQFGEGFNMNIIRVNAKDRFMDKLKGVSDPEQKRKIIGNEFVYVFDDEASKLKGVDFLAQGTLYTDVIESGTKTAQTIKSHHNVGGLPEDMQFELIEPINTLFKDEVRALGIELGIPEHLVWRQPFPGPGLGIRVLGEITEEKLEIVRESDAILREVIREEGLEREIWQYFTVLPGMRSVGVMGDYRTYDYTIGIRAVTSIDGMTSDFARIDWEVLQKISSRIVNEVDHVNRVVYDVTSKPPSTIEWE from the coding sequence ATGGAAATGGCGAAAGAACAAGAGTTAATTCTTGTATTAGATTTTGGTAGCCAATATAACCAATTGATAACACGTCGTATTCGTGAAATGGGCGTTTATAGTGAGTTGCATGATCACGAAATTTCTATTGAAGAAATTAAAAAGATGAATCCAAAAGGTATCATCTTATCTGGTGGCCCTAACTCGGTATATGAAGAAGGCTCATACACAATCGACCCTGAAATTTACAATTTAGGTGTACCTGTTCTTGGTATTTGCTACGGTATGCAATTAACGACTAAATTATTAGGCGGTAAGGTAGAACGTGCAAATGAAAGAGAATATGGTAAAGCTATCATCCATGCTAAAGCAGATGAGTTATTCTTCGGATTACCTGAAGAACAAACAGTATGGATGAGCCATTCTGATAAAGTTATTGAAATTCCAGAAGGCTTTGAATCAATTGCAGATAGTCCAAGTACGCCATATGCTGCAATTGAAGATAAAGAGCGTCGCATTTACGGTGTTCAATTCCATCCAGAAGTACGTCATACAGAATATGGTAACGATATCTTACGTAATTTTGTACGTCGTATCTGTGATTGTACAGGTGAATGGACTATGGAAAACTTCATTGACTTAGAAATCGAAAAAATCCGCGAACAAGTTGGAGACCGCAAAGTATTATGCGCAATGAGCGGTGGTGTAGATTCATCAGTAGTTGCTGTATTATTGCATAAAGCAATCGGTGACCAATTAACTTGTATCTTTGTTGACCATGGTTTGCTTCGTAAAGGCGAAGGCGACATGGTAATGGAACAATTCGGTGAAGGTTTCAACATGAACATTATCCGTGTAAATGCGAAAGATCGCTTCATGGATAAATTAAAAGGTGTTTCTGACCCTGAACAAAAACGTAAAATTATTGGTAATGAATTTGTTTATGTATTTGATGATGAAGCATCTAAATTAAAAGGTGTAGACTTCCTTGCTCAAGGTACGCTTTACACTGACGTTATTGAATCAGGCACAAAAACTGCACAAACAATTAAATCTCACCACAATGTTGGTGGATTACCTGAAGACATGCAGTTTGAATTAATCGAACCTATCAATACTTTATTCAAAGATGAAGTGCGTGCTTTAGGTATTGAATTAGGTATTCCTGAACACTTAGTATGGAGACAGCCATTCCCAGGTCCAGGACTTGGTATCCGTGTATTAGGCGAAATTACTGAAGAAAAATTAGAAATCGTCCGCGAATCAGATGCGATTTTACGCGAAGTGATTCGTGAAGAAGGATTAGAACGTGAAATTTGGCAATACTTCACAGTATTACCAGGCATGCGTTCAGTAGGTGTAATGGGTGACTATCGTACTTATGATTACACGATTGGTATCCGTGCCGTAACTTCTATTGATGGTATGACAAGTGACTTTGCGCGTATCGACTGGGAAGTATTACAAAAAATCTCAAGTCGTATTGTAAATGAAGTTGATCACGTAAACCGCGTTGTTTATGATGTAACTTCTAAGCCGCCAAGTACAATAGAATGGGAATAA
- the guaB gene encoding IMP dehydrogenase: MWENKFAKESLTFDDVLLIPAESNVLPKEVDLSVELSDRIKLNIPVVSAGMDTVTESKMAIAMARQGGLGVVHKNMNIEDQADEVQKVKRSENGVISNPFFLTPEEKVYEAEALMGKYRISGVPIVDNKEDRNLVGILTNRDLRFIEDFSIKISDVMTKEDLITAPVGTTLDEAEAILQKHKIEKLPLTENGKLKGLITIKDIEKVHEYPFAAKDSLGRLLCAAAIGISKDTDIRAEKLVEAGVDALVIDTAHGHSQGVIDQVKHIKQTYPEVTVIAGNVATGEATKALFEAGADVVKVGIGPGSICTTRIVAGVGVPQITAVYDCATEARKQGKAIIADGGIKFSGDIVKALAAGGHAVMLGSLLAGTEESPGETEIFQGRQYKTYRGMGSLGAMESGSNDRYFQEDKVPKKYVPEGIEGRIAYKGLLQDNIYQLMGGVRSGMGYTGSHNLKELREEAMFTRMGPAGLAESHPHNIQITKESPNYSR; encoded by the coding sequence ATGTGGGAAAATAAATTTGCTAAAGAATCTTTGACGTTCGATGATGTACTATTAATTCCAGCGGAGTCTAATGTATTACCGAAGGAAGTTGATTTAAGTGTTGAATTATCAGACAGAATCAAATTAAACATTCCAGTAGTCTCAGCAGGTATGGATACGGTTACTGAATCAAAAATGGCAATTGCAATGGCAAGACAAGGCGGTTTAGGTGTTGTTCATAAGAATATGAACATCGAAGACCAAGCGGACGAAGTACAAAAAGTAAAACGTTCAGAAAATGGCGTTATCTCTAATCCATTCTTCTTAACTCCTGAAGAAAAAGTTTATGAAGCAGAAGCATTAATGGGTAAATACCGTATTTCTGGTGTGCCTATCGTAGATAACAAAGAAGACCGCAACTTAGTTGGTATTCTCACAAATCGTGACCTACGTTTTATTGAAGATTTCTCAATTAAAATTTCAGATGTCATGACGAAAGAAGATTTAATCACAGCTCCAGTCGGAACAACTTTGGATGAAGCGGAAGCCATTTTACAAAAACATAAAATTGAAAAATTACCATTAACTGAAAACGGTAAATTAAAAGGTCTTATCACTATTAAAGATATTGAAAAAGTACATGAATATCCTTTTGCAGCGAAAGACTCATTAGGACGTTTATTATGTGCAGCAGCCATCGGTATTTCTAAAGATACTGATATCCGTGCTGAAAAATTAGTTGAAGCAGGTGTTGATGCATTAGTTATTGATACAGCACACGGTCATTCACAAGGTGTTATTGATCAAGTTAAACATATCAAACAAACATATCCTGAAGTTACAGTTATTGCAGGTAATGTTGCAACAGGTGAAGCAACTAAAGCTTTATTTGAAGCTGGTGCTGATGTTGTTAAAGTAGGTATCGGTCCTGGTTCAATTTGTACAACACGTATTGTAGCAGGTGTTGGTGTTCCTCAAATTACTGCAGTTTACGATTGTGCAACTGAAGCACGTAAACAAGGTAAAGCAATTATTGCTGATGGCGGAATTAAATTCTCTGGTGATATTGTTAAAGCATTAGCAGCTGGCGGACATGCAGTTATGTTAGGAAGCTTGCTTGCAGGTACTGAAGAAAGCCCAGGAGAAACTGAAATCTTCCAAGGCAGACAATATAAAACTTATCGCGGAATGGGTTCATTAGGCGCTATGGAAAGTGGTTCAAATGATCGTTACTTCCAAGAAGATAAAGTACCTAAAAAATATGTGCCTGAAGGTATTGAAGGCCGTATTGCTTATAAAGGTTTATTACAAGACAACATCTATCAATTGATGGGTGGCGTGAGAAGCGGTATGGGTTATACAGGTTCTCACAACTTGAAAGAATTGCGTGAAGAAGCTATGTTTACTCGTATGGGACCAGCAGGTCTAGCAGAGAGCCATCCGCATAACATCCAAATTACAAAAGAATCACCAAACTACTCAAGATAA
- the pbuX gene encoding xanthine permease PbuX, translating into MKNFVLSLQHLLAMYAGAILVPIIVGTSLKFTPEEIAYLVTVDIFMCGVATFLEANKITGTGLPIVLGCTFTAVAPMILIGQTKGLDVLYGSLFISGILVVLIAPVFSFVVKFFPPVVTGSVVTIIGINLMPVAMNYVAGGQGSKDYGDMKNIILGFATLLIILILQRFTRGFLKSIAILIGLFAGTALAGVFGVVDLNQVGTAHWFELPRPFRFAGFGFDLGATLVFFIVALVSLIESTGVYTALSKITGRTLERKDYRKGYTAEGLAIILGSIFNAFPYTAYSQNVGLVSLSGVKKNNVIYGMVILLLICGCIPKLGALANVIPLSVLGGAMIAMFGMVMAYGVSILGGIDFKNQNNLLIIAVSVGLGTGISAVPEAFKAMGEQFAWLTQNGIVLGAISAIILNFFFNGLKYQQNEENVK; encoded by the coding sequence ATGAAGAATTTCGTTTTAAGTCTACAACATTTACTTGCAATGTATGCAGGTGCTATACTTGTTCCAATTATCGTAGGGACTAGTCTTAAATTCACCCCAGAAGAAATTGCATACTTAGTTACAGTTGATATATTTATGTGCGGTGTCGCAACGTTTTTAGAAGCAAACAAAATCACAGGTACTGGGTTGCCGATTGTTTTAGGGTGTACATTTACAGCTGTCGCTCCGATGATATTAATAGGACAGACAAAAGGATTAGACGTACTTTACGGATCCTTGTTTATTTCTGGGATTCTTGTTGTATTAATCGCTCCAGTCTTCTCTTTTGTCGTGAAGTTCTTTCCTCCTGTTGTAACAGGAAGTGTTGTGACAATTATCGGAATCAACTTGATGCCGGTCGCAATGAATTATGTTGCTGGGGGACAAGGTTCTAAAGATTATGGAGATATGAAAAATATCATCTTAGGTTTTGCAACTTTGCTAATTATCTTAATCTTACAACGCTTTACACGCGGCTTTTTGAAATCAATTGCGATTTTAATTGGATTGTTTGCCGGAACAGCTTTAGCAGGTGTGTTTGGAGTAGTAGATTTAAATCAAGTAGGCACAGCGCATTGGTTTGAATTACCAAGACCATTCCGTTTTGCTGGTTTTGGCTTTGATCTTGGCGCAACACTAGTGTTCTTCATTGTAGCTTTAGTCAGCTTGATTGAATCAACAGGTGTGTATACAGCATTAAGTAAAATTACAGGAAGAACGCTGGAACGTAAAGACTATCGCAAAGGTTACACTGCGGAAGGTCTTGCGATTATTTTAGGTTCTATCTTTAATGCATTTCCATACACTGCTTATTCGCAAAATGTCGGTTTGGTTTCTCTTTCCGGCGTGAAAAAGAATAATGTCATCTATGGAATGGTCATACTCCTGCTAATTTGTGGATGTATTCCTAAATTAGGTGCTTTAGCGAATGTGATTCCATTGTCAGTTCTTGGAGGCGCAATGATTGCGATGTTCGGTATGGTAATGGCATATGGCGTAAGTATTTTAGGTGGTATCGACTTTAAAAATCAAAATAATTTGTTGATTATCGCAGTGTCAGTTGGACTTGGAACAGGCATCAGTGCTGTCCCAGAAGCTTTTAAAGCAATGGGTGAACAGTTTGCTTGGTTAACACAAAATGGAATTGTACTTGGTGCAATTTCTGCAATTATTCTTAATTTCTTTTTTAACGGCTTAAAGTATCAACAAAACGAGGAAAATGTGAAATAA
- the xpt gene encoding xanthine phosphoribosyltransferase, which translates to MEALRQKVKEDGVVIGEKILKVDGFLNHQIDAQLMYDIGETFYEQFKDQKVTKILTVEASGIAPAIMVAYKFGVPCLFAKKAKPNTLNKGFYQTDIHSFTKNKTNSVIISEEFLGEHDRVLIIDDFLANGDASLGLNRLVHQAGAETVGVGIVVEKSFQQGRTRLEEAGLKVSSLCEVASLSGNKVTLVGEE; encoded by the coding sequence GTGGAAGCGTTAAGACAGAAAGTCAAAGAAGATGGTGTAGTCATCGGAGAAAAGATTTTAAAAGTTGATGGATTTTTAAACCATCAAATTGATGCACAGCTTATGTACGATATTGGGGAAACATTTTATGAACAGTTCAAAGATCAGAAGGTCACTAAGATTTTAACTGTTGAAGCTTCAGGTATCGCACCTGCAATTATGGTTGCTTATAAGTTTGGAGTACCTTGTCTTTTTGCGAAAAAGGCTAAACCGAATACTTTAAATAAAGGCTTTTACCAAACAGATATTCACTCTTTTACAAAAAATAAAACGAACAGCGTGATTATTTCTGAAGAATTTTTAGGTGAGCACGATCGTGTACTGATTATTGATGATTTCTTAGCAAATGGAGATGCGTCCCTTGGATTAAACCGTTTAGTCCATCAAGCGGGTGCAGAAACAGTCGGTGTCGGCATTGTGGTTGAAAAAAGTTTCCAACAAGGTCGTACAAGATTGGAAGAAGCTGGGTTAAAAGTGTCTTCATTATGTGAAGTTGCTTCTCTTTCTGGTAACAAAGTGACGTTGGTTGGAGAAGAATAA
- a CDS encoding general stress protein has product MADILILTSQDEIFDALKRKLDEGYTKDELSVISKNKLHIDSVESTDMKVQSTSGTFSDRVARLLTGEDGEEAVLAHYDLTDTEKKVCKREILNGNIIILAGKHPHSRKEFKNEYDEKKPEKEYEI; this is encoded by the coding sequence ATGGCAGATATTCTTATTCTTACATCACAAGATGAGATTTTCGACGCATTAAAACGCAAGTTAGATGAGGGTTATACAAAAGACGAGCTATCGGTTATCAGCAAAAACAAATTGCACATTGACAGCGTTGAAAGTACAGATATGAAAGTACAATCAACAAGCGGTACATTTAGTGACCGAGTAGCCCGCCTCCTTACCGGAGAAGATGGAGAAGAAGCAGTACTTGCACACTATGACTTAACTGATACAGAGAAAAAAGTGTGCAAACGTGAAATCTTAAATGGCAACATCATTATTTTAGCTGGTAAACATCCTCACAGCAGAAAAGAATTTAAAAATGAATATGATGAAAAAAAGCCTGAAAAAGAGTATGAAATTTAA
- a CDS encoding IS1182 family transposase, with the protein MYKNYNMSQISLPLTTEFTFSESDTASIVNEIVEKIPETAFDSYKNHRGAPSHNPRMMLKIILYAYSNSIFSGRKIEFALKDSIRFMWLAQEQQPSYRTINRFRSDSRTNKLIKDCFVVFRTFLVENQYIDEEAIYIDGTKIEADANKYTFVWRANTERYSNANLEKSEAAYEELLQKEIIPNIKEESSKEIQSHELEAIEDCLNKKVEELTDDIESSNDTEQRKILRSERTELKKHKKVITECKEKKEKYEEQKKILGTRNSYSKTDNDATFMRMKDDHMRNGQLKPAYNIQVGTNNQFALAVGVYQNPTDTRTLENFLNRIQEVNSDIPEYIVCDAGYGSESNYGIVIDIFNRTPVMPYGMFLKEQKRKYKNNPFNSLNWNYDEKDDKYICPNNKILFFSGYRYSTDKYGYQRQFKEYKCYDCIDCPLRQECMNPKAKPDTLKTIRRNMVWEFYKQFTREKLSDPKTSSIYSKRKIDVETFFGNLKANLGFTRMSVRGIEKVETEVSIACMATNLKKLTALRADFFFKLYKKRTISFSIVKIVLFSGF; encoded by the coding sequence ATGTATAAAAATTATAACATGTCTCAAATCTCTCTGCCACTGACAACAGAATTTACGTTTTCCGAAAGTGATACTGCCAGCATAGTTAATGAAATTGTCGAAAAAATCCCTGAAACAGCTTTCGACAGCTATAAAAATCACAGAGGCGCCCCTTCTCACAATCCACGCATGATGCTTAAAATAATATTGTATGCTTATAGTAATTCGATATTTTCCGGACGGAAAATAGAATTTGCATTAAAAGACAGTATTAGGTTTATGTGGTTGGCACAAGAACAGCAACCTTCTTATCGAACAATCAACCGTTTTCGTTCTGACTCCAGAACAAATAAGTTAATAAAAGATTGTTTTGTAGTTTTCAGAACTTTTTTAGTCGAAAATCAATATATTGATGAAGAAGCTATTTATATAGATGGTACTAAAATCGAAGCTGATGCCAATAAGTATACGTTTGTTTGGAGAGCGAATACTGAACGCTATAGCAATGCCAACTTGGAAAAGTCGGAAGCTGCGTATGAAGAATTATTACAAAAGGAAATCATACCGAATATAAAAGAAGAGTCTTCAAAGGAAATACAATCTCATGAATTAGAAGCAATCGAAGATTGTTTGAATAAGAAGGTTGAAGAACTGACTGATGATATTGAATCCAGCAATGATACTGAACAAAGAAAAATATTGAGATCAGAACGCACTGAATTAAAAAAGCATAAGAAAGTAATTACAGAATGTAAAGAGAAAAAAGAAAAGTACGAGGAACAAAAGAAGATTTTAGGTACAAGAAATAGTTATTCCAAAACTGATAATGATGCCACCTTTATGCGAATGAAAGATGATCATATGAGAAACGGTCAATTAAAACCGGCATACAATATTCAAGTAGGCACAAATAATCAATTTGCTTTGGCAGTAGGTGTATATCAAAATCCGACGGATACAAGAACTTTAGAAAATTTTTTAAACAGGATTCAAGAAGTTAATAGTGACATTCCTGAGTATATAGTATGTGATGCAGGGTATGGCAGCGAAAGCAATTATGGAATAGTTATAGATATATTTAACAGAACTCCTGTAATGCCGTACGGCATGTTTTTAAAAGAACAAAAAAGAAAATATAAAAATAACCCATTCAATTCATTAAATTGGAATTACGACGAAAAAGATGACAAGTATATATGCCCGAACAATAAAATTCTATTCTTCTCTGGATACAGATACAGTACTGATAAATATGGATATCAGAGACAATTCAAAGAATATAAATGTTATGACTGCATAGATTGTCCGCTTAGACAAGAATGTATGAATCCAAAAGCCAAACCGGATACATTAAAAACAATTCGTCGAAATATGGTTTGGGAATTTTATAAGCAGTTCACTAGAGAAAAGCTTTCAGATCCGAAAACATCATCAATTTACAGCAAAAGAAAAATTGATGTTGAAACATTTTTCGGTAATTTGAAGGCTAATTTGGGTTTCACTCGAATGTCTGTAAGGGGCATTGAAAAAGTTGAAACCGAAGTTAGTATTGCTTGTATGGCAACAAACTTAAAGAAATTAACAGCTCTACGAGCTGATTTTTTCTTTAAATTATATAAAAAAAGGACGATTTCATTTTCAATTGTGAAAATCGTCCTTTTTTCGGGATTCTAG
- a CDS encoding L-cystine transporter, which yields MAKKHVAFSKRVFAALGIGIVLGTILHLAYGSDSKIITTTTDWFSIVGDGYVALLQMIVMPLIFISIVAAFTKIQLGEKFAKIGFFIFVFLIGTVAVAAIIGIISALVFGLDASSIDLGSAEHARGTEISQKAKEMTASTLPQQILELLPSNPFLDFTGQRTTSTIAVVIFATFIGFAYLRVARKQPDNGHIIKRAIEAVYAVIMSVVTFVLRLTPYGILAIMASTIATSDFGAIWTLGKFVLASYAALITMFIIHLIIVGLLGLNPWRYLRKTAEVLIFAFTSRSSAGALPLNVQTQKSRLGVPEGIANLSASFGLSIGQNGCAGIYPAMLAVMVAPVAHVQVDFQFIITLIAVVVICSFGVAGVGGGATFAAILVLSTLNLPVALAGVLISVEPLIDMGRTALNVNDSMLAGAGTAKLTKNLDKEKFNSNQYGDLSTDY from the coding sequence ATGGCGAAAAAACATGTTGCGTTCTCTAAACGCGTTTTTGCCGCATTAGGTATCGGCATCGTGTTGGGTACTATTTTACACCTTGCTTATGGCTCTGACTCTAAAATCATTACAACAACAACTGACTGGTTCAGCATTGTTGGAGACGGTTATGTCGCTTTACTGCAAATGATTGTCATGCCCTTGATTTTCATCAGTATTGTCGCTGCTTTCACTAAAATTCAATTAGGTGAAAAATTTGCGAAAATTGGTTTCTTCATTTTCGTATTTTTAATTGGTACTGTTGCTGTAGCTGCTATTATCGGTATTATTTCAGCACTTGTATTCGGTCTAGATGCTTCATCTATTGATTTAGGCAGTGCAGAACATGCGCGTGGAACAGAAATTTCACAAAAAGCGAAAGAAATGACTGCAAGTACATTACCACAGCAAATTTTAGAACTATTACCTTCAAATCCATTCTTAGATTTCACAGGCCAACGTACAACTTCTACAATTGCTGTTGTTATCTTTGCAACATTTATCGGGTTCGCTTATTTACGCGTTGCACGCAAACAACCAGATAACGGTCATATTATTAAACGTGCAATCGAAGCTGTTTATGCTGTAATTATGTCAGTCGTTACATTTGTTTTACGCTTAACACCTTATGGTATCTTAGCGATTATGGCCTCTACAATTGCGACGAGTGATTTCGGCGCAATTTGGACATTAGGAAAATTCGTCTTAGCTTCTTATGCTGCATTAATCACTATGTTTATCATTCACTTGATCATCGTTGGATTACTCGGTTTAAACCCTTGGCGTTATTTAAGAAAAACTGCAGAAGTACTTATTTTTGCTTTCACTTCACGTTCAAGTGCAGGTGCATTGCCATTAAACGTACAAACTCAAAAATCACGCTTAGGCGTACCAGAAGGAATCGCAAACTTATCCGCTTCATTCGGTCTTTCAATCGGTCAAAATGGTTGTGCTGGAATATACCCTGCCATGCTTGCAGTAATGGTTGCACCTGTTGCCCATGTTCAAGTAGACTTCCAGTTCATCATTACATTAATCGCAGTCGTTGTGATCTGTTCATTCGGTGTAGCAGGTGTTGGTGGCGGTGCCACATTCGCAGCGATTTTAGTACTATCAACATTAAACTTGCCAGTTGCATTGGCGGGTGTCTTAATCTCAGTAGAACCCCTTATCGATATGGGTCGTACAGCGCTGAACGTAAATGATTCAATGTTAGCTGGCGCAGGTACAGCAAAACTTACAAAGAATCTTGATAAAGAAAAATTCAATTCAAACCAATACGGTGATTTGAGTACAGATTATTAA